GTGAGCGTCCGTCCTTGCACCACCCCGGCGTCGATCAGCGTCCACGGGGCGTGGCAGATCGCGCCGACGGGCTTGCCCGAGCTCACGAACGCCTGCACGAACAGCCGCACGTCGTCGTCGATGCGGAGCTTGTCGGCGTTGACCGTGCCGCCCGGCATCAGCAGGCCGTCGTAGTCGTCGACCGAGACCTCGGCCGCCCTGCGGTCGACCGCGAAGGTGTCGGCCGGCTCGATGTCGCCGTTCATGCCCTGGATCTCGCCCGTGGAGATCGAGACGAGCGAGACGACCGCCCCCTCGCCGAGCACCGCGTCACGCGGGCCGGTGAGCTCGACCTGCTCCACGCCGTCGGTCGCGAGGATCGCGATCCGCTTGCCGTTCAACCTGTCCGTCATGGGTGCGGCGTACCCCCGCCGCGGTGTGGGTACTCGCGGTCCATGACCGACATCGAGGAGGGCGACCACGTCGCCTGGAAGACCCACGGCACCACCACGGAGGGCACCGTGGAGGAGGAGATCACGTCCGACACCGAGGCGGCCGGGCGCACGGTGCGGGCGTCGGAGGACGACCCGCAGTACCGCGTGCGCAGCGACAAGTCCGGCAAGGACGCCGTGCACCGGCCCGACGCGCTGGAGAAGACGGACGAGGGAAGGGCCGACTAGGTGACGACCGGGGTGTCGGCGTGCTCGCGGCACGTCGCCACCTCGGGCCGGGCCTCCAGGCGCTCGTCGTCGATCGTGGCGCCGCAGACGACGCAGGTGCCGTAGCTGCCGTCCTCGACGCGCTCGAGCGCCTCCTGCACCAGCCGACGCTGGTCGGCGACGGTGTCGACGAGCAGCTCGGAGTCCATCGCCTCGGCGACCTCGGAGCCGTAGTCGCCGGGGTGCTGGCCGAGCGCGCCCTCCTCGGTGTCGCCCGAGGTCTCCGCGCGGGTGCGCTCGGCGAAGCGGGCGCGCTCGTCGAGCGACTCCAGCTCGGTGGTCAGGGTCTTCCGTGCGTGGTCGAGGTCCACGGTGGGTCCTTCCGGGTGGGGAGACGTCAACGAGGCTGCATACCCCGTTCCCCCACCCGGGAACCCCGGCTCAGCCCCCGGGGTGGCGCGCCTTCGGCGCCCGGCCGAACGGCTGCTCGACGGGCTCGACGCGCACGGCGTCCGGGTTCTCCCGCAGCACCGGGTCCTCGGCCAGCGCGAGCGCGTCGCCGTGGTGGGTCAGGCGCATCGGCGGCCCGCTGACCAGCTGGTACTCGGTGCCCTCCGGCGTGATCTGGACGCGGAGCTGGCGGCCCTGCCACTTGAGCCCGAAGGAGATCCGGGACAGCGCCGGCGGCAGGCGCGGCGCGAACCGGAGGCCGGCCGAGTCGCACTGCATCCCGCCGAAGCCCTGCACGACGGCGATCCAGGTGCCCGCCATCGACGCGATGTGCACGCCGTGGTCGGAGTTGCCCGCCAGGTCGTTGAGGTCGACGAGGGCGGACTCGGCGAGGTAGTCGAACGCCAGGTCCAGGTGCCCCGTGCGGGCGGCCATCACGGCCTGGGTGCACGCCGAGAGCGACGAGTCGCGCACCGTGATCGCCTCGTAGTAGGCGAAGTTGCGCTCCACCTGCTCCGGGGTGAACGCGTCCGGGCGCAGCTGCATGGCCAGCACCAGGTCGGCCTGCTTGGAGACCTGCTTCCGGTACAGGTCGAAGTAGGGCACGTTGAGCAGCAGCGGGTACATGTCGGGCTTGGTGTTCTCGAAGTCCCACACCTGGTGGTCGGTGAAGCCCTCCGACTGCGGGTGCACGCCGAGCGTCTCGTCGTAGGGGATCCGCATCGACGTCGCCGCGTCGCGCCAGCTCGCCATCTCCTCGGCGTCGACGCCGAACTTGGCCGCCGCCCGGGAGTGCCGGGCCGCGGTGTCGGCGGCGACGCGCAGGTTCAGCTGCGCCATGAGGTTGGTGTAGACGTTGTTGTCGACGATCGCGGTGTACTCGTCGGGACCCGTGACGCCGTCGATCCGGAACTGCCCGGCCGAGTCGTGGTGCCCGAGCGAGCGCCACAGCCGCGCGGTCTCGATCAGCAGCTCGAGGCCGACCTCCTTCTCGAACTCGGTGTCGCCGGTGGCCGCCACGTGGCGGCGCACGGCGTCGGCGATGTCGGCGTTGATGTGGAACGCCGCGGTGCCGGCCGGCCAGTAGCCCGAGCACTCGTGGCCGCGGATGGTCCGCCACGGGAACGCCGCGCCCTTGAGCCCCAGCTGCTCCGCGCGTTCCTTGGCCAGCGGGATGATCGACTGCCGCCAGCGCAGCGCGTCGGCCGCCGCCTCCGGGGCGACGTGGCTGAGCAGCTGCAGGCAGAACGTCTCGGTGTCCCAGAAGGTGTGCCCGTCGTAGCCCGGGCCGGTCAGGCCCTTCGCCCCGATGCAGCGCCGCTCGGCGCGCGCCCCGGCCTGCAGCACGTGGAAGATCGCGACGCGGACGGCCTGCTGCAGCTCGGCGTCGCCGTCGATCTCGATGTCGGCGGTGAGCCAGAAGTCGTCGAGGTAGGTGCGCTGCTCGTCGAGCAGCCCCTGCCAGCCGGTGTAGCGGGCGGCGGCGAGCGCGGCCCGCACCTGGTCGTGCACGGCGGACAGCGACCGGCGCGAGGACCAGCCGTAGGCCAGGTACTTGACGACGGTCAGCTTCTCCCCCGGCTTCAGCCGGGAGATCACGGTGGTGCGGGCGACGTCGGGGTGGGCCTCCGAGGAGATCTGCAGGCCCTCGGGTCCCTGCACCTCGTGGTCCATCGCCGCGGCCACCCGCAGCCCCGACGCGCGGGTCTGGTGCACGAGCGTGGCGCTGGTGTCGCCGTGGCGGTGCTGCTCGGCGACGAGCGGGTCGGTCATCGCGGCCTCGACGCGCGGGTCGTCGTCGTCGCGGGCGGGCAGGGCCTCGTTGGCCACCAGCTCCGACTGCACGACCAGCAGCGCCGGCGCGTCGAGCACCTCGACCTCGTAGCGGATCGCGGCGATCGCGCGCTGGGTCAGCGACACCAGCCGCTCGGTGCGCAGCGTCACCACGCGCCCCGCCGGGGACTCCCACTCGACCTCGCGGGTCAGCGTGCCGGCCTGCAGGTCGAGCACGCGCTCGTGGCGGTGCACCCGGCCGTAGCGCAGGTCGAGCGGCTCGTCCTCCACCAGCAGCCGGATCAGCTTGCCGTTGGTGACGTTGATGATCGTCTGCCCGGACTCGGGGTAGCCGTAGCCGCCCTCGGCGTAGGGCAGCGGGCGCTTCTCGTAGAACGAGTTGAGGTAGGTGCCCGGCGTCTCGTGCGGCTCGCCCTCGTCGAGGTTGCCGCGCAGGCCGATGTGCCCGTTGGACAGCGCGAACACCGACTCGGCCTGGCCGAGGGCGGCGAGGTCGAGGTTGGGCTCGCGGACGACCCACGGCTCGACGGTGAAGGTGCGGGCGGGATCAGGACTCACAGCAGGTCCTCCAGGTCCTTCACCACGACATCCGCGCCCGCGGCGCTCAGCTCGTCGGCGTGGTCGAGCCGGTCGACCCCGACGATGAAGCCGAAGCCGCCGGCCTTCCCCGACTCCACCCCGGCGATGGCGTCCTCGAACACCACCGCGTCGGCCTTGTCGACACCCAGGTCGGCAGCGGCCGCGAGGAAGGTGTCGGGCGCGGGCTTGCCCGGCAGGCCGCGCTCCTTCGCCGTGGCGCCGTCGACGCGGTGGTCGATGTACTGCGCGAGGTCGGCGACGCGGAGCACCTGCTCGGCGTTGGCGCTCGACGACACGACCGCGGTGGCCAGCCCCGCCTCGCGGACGGCCTTCAGGTAGCGCACCGAGCCCGGGTACACCTCCACCCCGACGCTGACGATCTTCTCCTGCACCAGGTCGTTCTTGATCGTCGACAGGCGCACCAGCTCGTCGTGGTCGAGTTCGATGCCGCGCGAGCGCAGGAACGAGTCGGTGCCGTCCAGGCGCGGCTTGCCGTCGACGTAGGGGCCGTAGTCGGCGGACACGTCGAACGGCCGGAAGCCGTCGCCGTCGCGTTCGCGCAGGTAGTCGTCGAACATCTGCTTCCAGGCGGCGGCATGGACGCTCGCGGTGTCGGTGAGGACGCCGTCGAGGTCGAACAGGCACGCGCGGGTGCCGTCGGGGAGGCCTAACATGCGCGAACCGTACCCACTGCATCGATCACCGCCGAGCGGTGGCCGTGCGGAGTTCACCCAGCGTTGACCTGGCTCAGGGTGCGGCGGCGGGGAACAGCAGCCGCGCCGTCTCCCCCGCCGCGGTGATCGCGACCTCGCAGCCGTCGTCGACGCGCCGGGCCGCGACCGTCAGCAGCCCGCCCTCGCGCCGGGGCTCGATGCCCTTCTGCACGGCCTCGCGGACGACCGAGAGCACCTGCATCGTCGCCACCGGCTCCGACCCGACGCCGTCGTCGAGCTCGATCTCCACCTGCAGCCGGGACCCGAACCGGGCCTGCTCGATCTGCAGGTAGGCGCGCACGGCGTCGAGCTCCCGCGCGACCGTGCTCTCCGGGGGGCCGTCGGCGGCGCGGGACAGGTCGGCGAAGCCGAACAGCAGCTCGCGGGCCCGGAACGGGTCGGTCCGGATCAGCGCGGCGATCGTGTTGAGGGAGTTGTAGACGAAGTGCTGCTCGAGCCGGCGGACGTCGGTCCCCTCCGGCTCGGCCGGCGCGACCGCGGGCGGGGGTGGCGGCTCGGTCGCAGCGGGCGCCGGGTCGGCCGCCGCCGGGGCCGCGACGGCCAGCGCATCGGGCGCGGGCGCCGGGGTGGGCGGGATCGCCCACTGCGAGTCGTCGAGGTCGTCCAGGTCGGCCAGGCCGCGCCACAGCGGCAGCCGCATCCGCGTGCCGCCGACCCAGCCGGTGAACTCGACGAGCCCGACCAGGTCGGGCAGCACCCACACCGCGTGCCGGGCGGCGTCGGCGGGCAGCTCGGCGGTGAACGGGGAGTCGTCGCGGGCGCTGCCGCGCAGGTCGGCGTCCAGGCGGCGCCGCTCCTCCACCCCGATCCCGACCCGCCCGACGTAGCGCAGCCGGTCGCCGTCGGGCACGCCGAGCAGCAGCGTGCCGATCGCGTCCGCGCGGTGCGGGTCGGTGGGCGTCCATCCCCCGATGACGACCTGGCGGGTGCGCTGCACCGGCACGCGCAGCCAGAACTTCGACCGGCCGCCCGGGCGGTAGCGGGCGCCCAGGTGCCGGGCGTGGAAGGCGTCGATGCCCTCGGCCGCGGCGATCCGCATGATGGACCCCAGCTCGGTGGCCGGGAACAGCGCCGTCGTCCACACCGGGGCGCCGTCGAGCCCGAGCCCCTCCAGCAGCGTGCGGCGCTCGCGGTAGGGCAGCCCGGTGGTGTCGTGACCGTCGAAGAACAGCAGGTCGGCGATCTGCAGGTCGACCGGGACCGCGGCGATGTCGTGCTCGCTGGGCTTGTAGCGGGAGTGCCGGCGCTTGAGCAGCCGCGGCCGGGCGGCGTGCTCCTCCCCGCGGGCGACGATCGTGCCGTCGAGCACCATCCCGCCCGGCGGGCAGCGGGCCAGCAGCGGCGCGGAGAACTCCGGGTAGGCGTGGGTCATGGAGTTGTCGGCGCCCGACAGCAGCCGCACCCGGCCGTCGCGGCCCGGGCCGGGCGGGTGGACGTAGGCGACGCAGCGGTGCCCGGTCCACGCCACCTCGACGCGCCAGTCGGGCCCGGTCGGCGGATCGCCGGAGGTCACCGCGGGCATCATGGGCGGGACGAGGAGCGGCACACCGTCGTCGGATGCGGCCCCCGTCACGGGCGTCACCGTATCGGCCCACCCCCGTTCCGGCACCGCAGCGGCACACAGAGGACGATCGGGACCATCATGACGCTCACCGACCGCCTCCCTCCCGGCAACGACCCCGACGACCTCGTCGAGGCGTTCACCGACTGGGCGTACGAGGAGCGGGGCCTGTCGCTCTACCCGGCGCAGGAGGAGGCGCTGCTGGAGCTCGTCACCGGCAGCAACGTGATCCTGTCGACGCCCACGGGCTCCGGGAAGTCGCTGGTGGCGGTCGGCGCGCACGCCGCCGCACTGGCCCGCGGCCAGCGCACGTTCTACACCGCGCCGATCAAGGCGCTGGTCAGCGAGAAGTTCTTCGCCCTCATCGACGTGTTCGGCCCCGACAAGGTCGGCATGCTCACCGGCGACGCCGCGGTGAACGAGAAGGCGCCGATCATCTGCTGCACGGCGGAGATCCTGGCCAACATCGCGCTGCGCTCCGGCCGCGACGCCGACGTCGGCTCGGTCGTCATGGACGAGTTCCACTTCTACGCCGACCCCGACCGCGGCTGGGCCTGGCAGGTCCCGCTGATCGAGCTGCCGCAGGCGCAGTTCCTGCTGATGAGCGCCACGCTCGGCGACGTCTCCTTCTTCGAGGAGGACCTGACCCGGCGCACCGGCCGGCCCACCGCGGTGATCACGTCCGTCGAGCGGCCGGTGCCGCTGCTCTACCA
This sequence is a window from Pseudonocardia petroleophila. Protein-coding genes within it:
- a CDS encoding type 1 glutamine amidotransferase domain-containing protein yields the protein MTDRLNGKRIAILATDGVEQVELTGPRDAVLGEGAVVSLVSISTGEIQGMNGDIEPADTFAVDRRAAEVSVDDYDGLLMPGGTVNADKLRIDDDVRLFVQAFVSSGKPVGAICHAPWTLIDAGVVQGRTLTSFPSVWTDLRNAGATVVDEEVSVDGNLVTSRDPDDLPAFSAAVVDAFAR
- a CDS encoding DUF2945 domain-containing protein; protein product: MTDIEEGDHVAWKTHGTTTEGTVEEEITSDTEAAGRTVRASEDDPQYRVRSDKSGKDAVHRPDALEKTDEGRAD
- a CDS encoding TraR/DksA family transcriptional regulator translates to MDLDHARKTLTTELESLDERARFAERTRAETSGDTEEGALGQHPGDYGSEVAEAMDSELLVDTVADQRRLVQEALERVEDGSYGTCVVCGATIDDERLEARPEVATCREHADTPVVT
- a CDS encoding glycoside hydrolase family 65 protein; this encodes MSPDPARTFTVEPWVVREPNLDLAALGQAESVFALSNGHIGLRGNLDEGEPHETPGTYLNSFYEKRPLPYAEGGYGYPESGQTIINVTNGKLIRLLVEDEPLDLRYGRVHRHERVLDLQAGTLTREVEWESPAGRVVTLRTERLVSLTQRAIAAIRYEVEVLDAPALLVVQSELVANEALPARDDDDPRVEAAMTDPLVAEQHRHGDTSATLVHQTRASGLRVAAAMDHEVQGPEGLQISSEAHPDVARTTVISRLKPGEKLTVVKYLAYGWSSRRSLSAVHDQVRAALAAARYTGWQGLLDEQRTYLDDFWLTADIEIDGDAELQQAVRVAIFHVLQAGARAERRCIGAKGLTGPGYDGHTFWDTETFCLQLLSHVAPEAAADALRWRQSIIPLAKERAEQLGLKGAAFPWRTIRGHECSGYWPAGTAAFHINADIADAVRRHVAATGDTEFEKEVGLELLIETARLWRSLGHHDSAGQFRIDGVTGPDEYTAIVDNNVYTNLMAQLNLRVAADTAARHSRAAAKFGVDAEEMASWRDAATSMRIPYDETLGVHPQSEGFTDHQVWDFENTKPDMYPLLLNVPYFDLYRKQVSKQADLVLAMQLRPDAFTPEQVERNFAYYEAITVRDSSLSACTQAVMAARTGHLDLAFDYLAESALVDLNDLAGNSDHGVHIASMAGTWIAVVQGFGGMQCDSAGLRFAPRLPPALSRISFGLKWQGRQLRVQITPEGTEYQLVSGPPMRLTHHGDALALAEDPVLRENPDAVRVEPVEQPFGRAPKARHPGG
- a CDS encoding HAD family hydrolase → MLGLPDGTRACLFDLDGVLTDTASVHAAAWKQMFDDYLRERDGDGFRPFDVSADYGPYVDGKPRLDGTDSFLRSRGIELDHDELVRLSTIKNDLVQEKIVSVGVEVYPGSVRYLKAVREAGLATAVVSSSANAEQVLRVADLAQYIDHRVDGATAKERGLPGKPAPDTFLAAAADLGVDKADAVVFEDAIAGVESGKAGGFGFIVGVDRLDHADELSAAGADVVVKDLEDLL
- a CDS encoding histidine kinase yields the protein MTGAASDDGVPLLVPPMMPAVTSGDPPTGPDWRVEVAWTGHRCVAYVHPPGPGRDGRVRLLSGADNSMTHAYPEFSAPLLARCPPGGMVLDGTIVARGEEHAARPRLLKRRHSRYKPSEHDIAAVPVDLQIADLLFFDGHDTTGLPYRERRTLLEGLGLDGAPVWTTALFPATELGSIMRIAAAEGIDAFHARHLGARYRPGGRSKFWLRVPVQRTRQVVIGGWTPTDPHRADAIGTLLLGVPDGDRLRYVGRVGIGVEERRRLDADLRGSARDDSPFTAELPADAARHAVWVLPDLVGLVEFTGWVGGTRMRLPLWRGLADLDDLDDSQWAIPPTPAPAPDALAVAAPAAADPAPAATEPPPPPAVAPAEPEGTDVRRLEQHFVYNSLNTIAALIRTDPFRARELLFGFADLSRAADGPPESTVARELDAVRAYLQIEQARFGSRLQVEIELDDGVGSEPVATMQVLSVVREAVQKGIEPRREGGLLTVAARRVDDGCEVAITAAGETARLLFPAAAP